In Populus nigra chromosome 10, ddPopNigr1.1, whole genome shotgun sequence, the following proteins share a genomic window:
- the LOC133704771 gene encoding MACPF domain-containing protein At1g14780-like isoform X1, which translates to MHIYIQFHSLLFKLLYITFFTCKYLQQESTYLNRKTKVRELAKLGRMMSNGIMERAQKSLGRGFDLTSDFRLKFCKGEKRLVFLNEAEKKELKVPGFGVIKDVSVDIKCDKGDRIRYQSDILEFHQMSELFNQKASVPGKIPSGLFNSMFGFEGCTWAADAANTKCLGLDGFFISLFSFRIDRYPLVLCDEVRKAVPSSWDPCALARFIEKYGTHIIVGLSIGGQDVVLVSQDKSSNLGSSELQRHLDDLGDQLFTGTCNFTPKARDQKSKTPQAFNVFDPQPVAFDSFSSIRSAKDGITVLCAKKGGDTSVSSHCEWLPTVPSMPDAIHFSFIPITSLLKEVPGKGFLSHAINLYLRYKPPISDLHYFLDFHSLKIWAPVHNDFPLGPSTNLASSSSALHFYLLGPKLYVNTSQVTVGKRPVTGMRFYLEGMKCNRLAIHLQHLANTPSILANKIDDSIQLWRGTDETDNEGYFEAIHRKKFSHICTAPVKYDPRWSAREDVAYIVTGAKLQIKNHNSKRVLHLRLLFSKVSYSFIVQSSWAQGSSGFSQRSGLFSAISTSVTGNPGKEKPKPVVVDSSVFPSGPPVPVQTQKLLKFVDISHLCRGPQDSPGHWLVTGARLDLDKGKISLQVKFSLLNIYP; encoded by the exons ATGCACATATATATACAGTTCCATTCCCTATTATTCAAGCTACTATATATAACGTTCTTCACCTGTAAATATCTTCAACAAGAAAGTACTTATTTAAACAGAAAAACGAAAGTGAGGGAGCTAGCCAAGTTGGGGAGAATGATGAGCAATGGAATAATGGAGAGGGCTCAAAAGAGCCTTGGAAGGGGATTTGACTTAACTTCAGATTTCAGACTCAAGTTCTGCAAAGGAGAAAAAAGGCTGGTTTTCCTCAATGAAGCAGAGAAAAAAGAGCTCAAGGTACCCGGCTTTGGGGTCATCAAAGATGTTTCTGTTGACATAAAGTGTGACAAAGGTGATCGTATTCGATATCAATCAGACATCCTTGAGTTCCATCAG ATGTCAGAGTTGTTCAACCAAAAAGCATCTGTGCCAGGGAAAATCCCATCAGGGCTGTTTAACTCCATGTTTGGATTTGAAGGTTGTACCTGGGCAGCTGATGCAGCTAACACCAAATGTTTGGGACTTGATGGTTTCTTCATATCTCTATTCAGTTTTCGTATTGATCGGTATCCGCTTGTTCTCTGTGATGAAGTCCGAAAAGCAGTTCCATCGTCTTGGGATCCATGTGCTCTAGCAAG GTTCATTGAAAAGTACGGTACCCATATTATTGTGGGGTTAAGCATAGGTGGCCAAGATGTGGTTCTGGTCAGTCAGGACAAATCTTCCAATCTGGGTTCATCAGAGCTGCAGAGACATTTAGATGACCTTGGCGATCAATTGTTTACAGGGACATGCAATTTTACTCCAAAAGCTAGAGATCAAAAGTCTAAG ACACCGCAGGCTTTCAATGTCTTTGATCCACAACCTGTTGCCTTCGATAGCTTCTCATCCATCAGGAGTGCAAAAGAC GGAATCACTGTTCTATGTGCCAAGAAGGGAGGTGATACATCAGTAAGTAGTCACTGTGAGTGGCTTCCGACAGTTCCTTCCATGCCAGATGCAATTCATTTTAGCTTCATACCCATAACTTCTCTCCTTAAAGAAGTTCCTGGCAAAGGTTTCTTGTCTCATGCTATCAATCTCTATCTTAGAT ATAAGCCTCCTATATCTGATCTGCATTATTTTCTCGACTTCCATTCTCTCAAGATTTGGGCCCCGGTTCACAACGACTTCCCACTAGGGCCTTCCACAAATTTGGCCAGTTCATCTTCAGCTCTTCACTTCTACTTGCTGGGCCCTAAATTATATGTGAACACTTCTCAG GTTACGGTTGGAAAGAGACCAGTAACTGGAATGAGATTTTATCTTGAAGGCATGAAATGCAACAG GTTAGCCATACACCTCCAACACCTCGCAAACACTCCATCAATTCTTGCAAACAAGATAGATGACAGTATTCAATTATGGCGAGGAACCGATGAAACCGACAATGAAGGATACTTTGAAGCCATACATCGAAAAAAGTTTTCCCATATATGCACAGCACCAGTAAAATATGACCCCAGATGGAGTGCTAGAGAAGATGTAGCCTACATTGTCACAGGGGCCAAACTTCAGATAAAGAATCACAACTCAAAGAGGGTTCTACATCTTCGGCTACTGTTCTCCAAGGTTTCATATTCTTTTATAGTTCAGTCAAGCTGGGCACAAGGCTCTTCAGGATTTTCACAAAGGTCTGGCCTCTTCTCTGCCATAAGCACGTCGGTCACAGGCAATCCTGGGAAAGAGAAACCTAAGCCTGTGGTGGTGGATTCCAGTGTGTTTCCATCAGGGCCTCCAGTACCAGTGCAAACACAAAAGCTTTTGAAGTTCGTAGATATATCACATTTGTGTAGAGGGCCACAGGACAGCCCTGGACATTGGCTAGTAACAGGGGCTAGGTTGGACTTGGATAAAGGGAAAATAAGCTTGCAGGTTAAGTTCTCCTTACTAAACATCTATCCATGA
- the LOC133704771 gene encoding MACPF domain-containing protein At1g14780-like isoform X2, translated as MMSNGIMERAQKSLGRGFDLTSDFRLKFCKGEKRLVFLNEAEKKELKVPGFGVIKDVSVDIKCDKGDRIRYQSDILEFHQMSELFNQKASVPGKIPSGLFNSMFGFEGCTWAADAANTKCLGLDGFFISLFSFRIDRYPLVLCDEVRKAVPSSWDPCALARFIEKYGTHIIVGLSIGGQDVVLVSQDKSSNLGSSELQRHLDDLGDQLFTGTCNFTPKARDQKSKTPQAFNVFDPQPVAFDSFSSIRSAKDGITVLCAKKGGDTSVSSHCEWLPTVPSMPDAIHFSFIPITSLLKEVPGKGFLSHAINLYLRYKPPISDLHYFLDFHSLKIWAPVHNDFPLGPSTNLASSSSALHFYLLGPKLYVNTSQVTVGKRPVTGMRFYLEGMKCNRLAIHLQHLANTPSILANKIDDSIQLWRGTDETDNEGYFEAIHRKKFSHICTAPVKYDPRWSAREDVAYIVTGAKLQIKNHNSKRVLHLRLLFSKVSYSFIVQSSWAQGSSGFSQRSGLFSAISTSVTGNPGKEKPKPVVVDSSVFPSGPPVPVQTQKLLKFVDISHLCRGPQDSPGHWLVTGARLDLDKGKISLQVKFSLLNIYP; from the exons ATGATGAGCAATGGAATAATGGAGAGGGCTCAAAAGAGCCTTGGAAGGGGATTTGACTTAACTTCAGATTTCAGACTCAAGTTCTGCAAAGGAGAAAAAAGGCTGGTTTTCCTCAATGAAGCAGAGAAAAAAGAGCTCAAGGTACCCGGCTTTGGGGTCATCAAAGATGTTTCTGTTGACATAAAGTGTGACAAAGGTGATCGTATTCGATATCAATCAGACATCCTTGAGTTCCATCAG ATGTCAGAGTTGTTCAACCAAAAAGCATCTGTGCCAGGGAAAATCCCATCAGGGCTGTTTAACTCCATGTTTGGATTTGAAGGTTGTACCTGGGCAGCTGATGCAGCTAACACCAAATGTTTGGGACTTGATGGTTTCTTCATATCTCTATTCAGTTTTCGTATTGATCGGTATCCGCTTGTTCTCTGTGATGAAGTCCGAAAAGCAGTTCCATCGTCTTGGGATCCATGTGCTCTAGCAAG GTTCATTGAAAAGTACGGTACCCATATTATTGTGGGGTTAAGCATAGGTGGCCAAGATGTGGTTCTGGTCAGTCAGGACAAATCTTCCAATCTGGGTTCATCAGAGCTGCAGAGACATTTAGATGACCTTGGCGATCAATTGTTTACAGGGACATGCAATTTTACTCCAAAAGCTAGAGATCAAAAGTCTAAG ACACCGCAGGCTTTCAATGTCTTTGATCCACAACCTGTTGCCTTCGATAGCTTCTCATCCATCAGGAGTGCAAAAGAC GGAATCACTGTTCTATGTGCCAAGAAGGGAGGTGATACATCAGTAAGTAGTCACTGTGAGTGGCTTCCGACAGTTCCTTCCATGCCAGATGCAATTCATTTTAGCTTCATACCCATAACTTCTCTCCTTAAAGAAGTTCCTGGCAAAGGTTTCTTGTCTCATGCTATCAATCTCTATCTTAGAT ATAAGCCTCCTATATCTGATCTGCATTATTTTCTCGACTTCCATTCTCTCAAGATTTGGGCCCCGGTTCACAACGACTTCCCACTAGGGCCTTCCACAAATTTGGCCAGTTCATCTTCAGCTCTTCACTTCTACTTGCTGGGCCCTAAATTATATGTGAACACTTCTCAG GTTACGGTTGGAAAGAGACCAGTAACTGGAATGAGATTTTATCTTGAAGGCATGAAATGCAACAG GTTAGCCATACACCTCCAACACCTCGCAAACACTCCATCAATTCTTGCAAACAAGATAGATGACAGTATTCAATTATGGCGAGGAACCGATGAAACCGACAATGAAGGATACTTTGAAGCCATACATCGAAAAAAGTTTTCCCATATATGCACAGCACCAGTAAAATATGACCCCAGATGGAGTGCTAGAGAAGATGTAGCCTACATTGTCACAGGGGCCAAACTTCAGATAAAGAATCACAACTCAAAGAGGGTTCTACATCTTCGGCTACTGTTCTCCAAGGTTTCATATTCTTTTATAGTTCAGTCAAGCTGGGCACAAGGCTCTTCAGGATTTTCACAAAGGTCTGGCCTCTTCTCTGCCATAAGCACGTCGGTCACAGGCAATCCTGGGAAAGAGAAACCTAAGCCTGTGGTGGTGGATTCCAGTGTGTTTCCATCAGGGCCTCCAGTACCAGTGCAAACACAAAAGCTTTTGAAGTTCGTAGATATATCACATTTGTGTAGAGGGCCACAGGACAGCCCTGGACATTGGCTAGTAACAGGGGCTAGGTTGGACTTGGATAAAGGGAAAATAAGCTTGCAGGTTAAGTTCTCCTTACTAAACATCTATCCATGA
- the LOC133704771 gene encoding MACPF domain-containing protein At1g14780-like isoform X3 produces MSELFNQKASVPGKIPSGLFNSMFGFEGCTWAADAANTKCLGLDGFFISLFSFRIDRYPLVLCDEVRKAVPSSWDPCALARFIEKYGTHIIVGLSIGGQDVVLVSQDKSSNLGSSELQRHLDDLGDQLFTGTCNFTPKARDQKSKTPQAFNVFDPQPVAFDSFSSIRSAKDGITVLCAKKGGDTSVSSHCEWLPTVPSMPDAIHFSFIPITSLLKEVPGKGFLSHAINLYLRYKPPISDLHYFLDFHSLKIWAPVHNDFPLGPSTNLASSSSALHFYLLGPKLYVNTSQVTVGKRPVTGMRFYLEGMKCNRLAIHLQHLANTPSILANKIDDSIQLWRGTDETDNEGYFEAIHRKKFSHICTAPVKYDPRWSAREDVAYIVTGAKLQIKNHNSKRVLHLRLLFSKVSYSFIVQSSWAQGSSGFSQRSGLFSAISTSVTGNPGKEKPKPVVVDSSVFPSGPPVPVQTQKLLKFVDISHLCRGPQDSPGHWLVTGARLDLDKGKISLQVKFSLLNIYP; encoded by the exons ATGTCAGAGTTGTTCAACCAAAAAGCATCTGTGCCAGGGAAAATCCCATCAGGGCTGTTTAACTCCATGTTTGGATTTGAAGGTTGTACCTGGGCAGCTGATGCAGCTAACACCAAATGTTTGGGACTTGATGGTTTCTTCATATCTCTATTCAGTTTTCGTATTGATCGGTATCCGCTTGTTCTCTGTGATGAAGTCCGAAAAGCAGTTCCATCGTCTTGGGATCCATGTGCTCTAGCAAG GTTCATTGAAAAGTACGGTACCCATATTATTGTGGGGTTAAGCATAGGTGGCCAAGATGTGGTTCTGGTCAGTCAGGACAAATCTTCCAATCTGGGTTCATCAGAGCTGCAGAGACATTTAGATGACCTTGGCGATCAATTGTTTACAGGGACATGCAATTTTACTCCAAAAGCTAGAGATCAAAAGTCTAAG ACACCGCAGGCTTTCAATGTCTTTGATCCACAACCTGTTGCCTTCGATAGCTTCTCATCCATCAGGAGTGCAAAAGAC GGAATCACTGTTCTATGTGCCAAGAAGGGAGGTGATACATCAGTAAGTAGTCACTGTGAGTGGCTTCCGACAGTTCCTTCCATGCCAGATGCAATTCATTTTAGCTTCATACCCATAACTTCTCTCCTTAAAGAAGTTCCTGGCAAAGGTTTCTTGTCTCATGCTATCAATCTCTATCTTAGAT ATAAGCCTCCTATATCTGATCTGCATTATTTTCTCGACTTCCATTCTCTCAAGATTTGGGCCCCGGTTCACAACGACTTCCCACTAGGGCCTTCCACAAATTTGGCCAGTTCATCTTCAGCTCTTCACTTCTACTTGCTGGGCCCTAAATTATATGTGAACACTTCTCAG GTTACGGTTGGAAAGAGACCAGTAACTGGAATGAGATTTTATCTTGAAGGCATGAAATGCAACAG GTTAGCCATACACCTCCAACACCTCGCAAACACTCCATCAATTCTTGCAAACAAGATAGATGACAGTATTCAATTATGGCGAGGAACCGATGAAACCGACAATGAAGGATACTTTGAAGCCATACATCGAAAAAAGTTTTCCCATATATGCACAGCACCAGTAAAATATGACCCCAGATGGAGTGCTAGAGAAGATGTAGCCTACATTGTCACAGGGGCCAAACTTCAGATAAAGAATCACAACTCAAAGAGGGTTCTACATCTTCGGCTACTGTTCTCCAAGGTTTCATATTCTTTTATAGTTCAGTCAAGCTGGGCACAAGGCTCTTCAGGATTTTCACAAAGGTCTGGCCTCTTCTCTGCCATAAGCACGTCGGTCACAGGCAATCCTGGGAAAGAGAAACCTAAGCCTGTGGTGGTGGATTCCAGTGTGTTTCCATCAGGGCCTCCAGTACCAGTGCAAACACAAAAGCTTTTGAAGTTCGTAGATATATCACATTTGTGTAGAGGGCCACAGGACAGCCCTGGACATTGGCTAGTAACAGGGGCTAGGTTGGACTTGGATAAAGGGAAAATAAGCTTGCAGGTTAAGTTCTCCTTACTAAACATCTATCCATGA
- the LOC133704206 gene encoding loganic acid O-methyltransferase-like, with translation MSKSDTDAPPMVGGDGTCSYYKNSYLQRRSANVVKEKIDEEIAKKLDFHNLPIASNTFRLADLGCSVGPNTYFHVQDLLEAIKQKYEMQFHTSQIPEFQVFFNDQPMNDFNTLFNNLPQERQYFAAGVPGSFYDRLFPESFLYFVHCSISLHWLSKLPEQLLDKNSPAWNRGRIHYTNAPNEVVNAYASQFGKDMKNFLNARSKELVSGGMIVIISQGIPNGMLYSELQNGVMFECMSLSLMDMVKEGVVSEAQVDSFNLPFYAASPDEMTEIVERNGFFNIERMELNDPAAWLKRRINIPEWVVHVRAAMEESFRKHFGGEVLDEFFDRLTKKLRMFSDELELKYREKTLLLVVLKRQ, from the exons atgtcaaaatcaGACACTGATGCGCCTCCTATGGTTGGTGGAGATGGCACTTGCAGCTATTACAAGAACTCCTACTTGCAG agaaGAAGTGCAAAtgtagttaaagaaaaaattgacgAGGAGATTGCTAAGAAATTGGACTTCCATAATCTTCCAATTGCTTCCAACACATTCCGTCTTGCAGATTTAGGATGTTCAGTAGGACCAAACACATATTTCCATGTCCAAGATTTGCTAGAAGCTATCAAGCAGAAGTATGAAATGCAATTCCACACCTCCCAAATTCCAGAATTTCAAGTTTTCTTCAATGATCAACCAATGAACGATTTTAATACCCTCTTCAACAATCTCCCACAGGAAAGACAATACTTTGCAGCTGGTGTGCCAGGCTCTTTCTACGATCGATTATTTCCCGAGTCCTTTCTCTACTTTGTGCACTGCTCTATTTCACTTCATTGGCTGTCTAAGCTGCCAGAACAATTGTTGGACAAGAATTCTCCTGCATGGAATAGAGGAAGAATTCACTACACAAATGCACCAAATGAGGTTGTCAACGCATATGCATCTCAATTTGGCAAGGACATGAAGAACTTTTTGAATGCAAGATCTAAAGAGCTTGTGTCTGGAGGGATGATTGTGATAATCTCACAAGGTATCCCTAATGGGATGCTTTATTCTGAGCTCCAAAATGGCGTTATGTTTGAGTGTATGTCACTGAGCCTTATGGATATGGTGAAAGAG GGAGTAGTCTCTGAAGCTCAAGTGGACTCCTTCAACCTGCCATTTTACGCTGCTTCTCCAGACGAGATGACAGAAATTGTGGAAAGAAATGGATTTTTCAACATTGAGagaatggaattgaatgacccagCAGCATGGCTGAAAAGACGGATTAATATACCTGAATGGGTAGTGCATGTAAGAGCTGCAATGGAGGAATCATTCAGAAAACATTTTGGAGGAGAAGTCCTGGATGAATTCTTTGATCGCTTAACGAAAAAGCTTAGAATGTTTTCTGATGAGCTGGAGTTAAAATACAGGGAAAAAACTCttcttttagttgttttaaagCGTCAATGA
- the LOC133705101 gene encoding probable S-adenosylmethionine-dependent methyltransferase At5g37970, which translates to MATLVNDSILKKAGPVPVSGGLGTDSYYNHSFFQKIAANVAKDKIDEAISKKLDVKSLLSSSKTIRLADLGCAVGPNTFDAMQNIIDVIKLKCQTHLPTSPMPEFQVFFNDQPANDFNTLFKSIPPKREYFAAGVPGSFYGRLFPDSSLHVVYSSYALHWLSKVPEGLEDKNSPAWNKGRIHHASAAEEVRRAYAVQWANDLSNFLNARAREIVPGGIIVIVTHSIPDGMEYSELANGMMYNCMASILLDIAKRGLISEEQVDAFNLPTYAAPPGEFVSVVENNEYFNIVTMGESNPSPWLTDDVHVDMNEFVNHIRAAMEGMFNKHFAREIVNEMFERLEVKLSEISVEMESAYKDKIQAFYVLQRNDSG; encoded by the exons ATGGCAACTTTGGTGAATGATTCAATCCTGAAGAAGGCTGGCCCCGTCCCGGTGAGCGGTGGATTAGGCACTGACAGCTATTACAACCACTCGTTTTTTCAG AAAATAGCCGCAAATGTTGCAAAAGACAAGATTGATGAAGCGATTTCCAAGAAGCTAGATGTAAAATCCCTATTGTCCTCTTCAAAAACAATTCGACTTGCCGATTTAGGATGTGCAGTTGGTCCAAATACCTTTGATGCTATGCAAAATATCATAGATGTAATTAAGCTGAAGTGCCAAACCCACCTCCCTACTTCTCCAATGCCTGAATTTCAAGTGTTTTTCAATGATCAACCAGCAAATGATTTCAATACCCTCTTCAAGTCTATACCGCCCAAAAGAGAATACTTCGCAGCTGGTGTGCCAGGTTCTTTTTACGGACGATTATTTCCTGATTCCTCTCTCCATGTCGTGTATTCCTCTTATGCACTCCACTGGCTCTCTAAGGTGCCAGAAGGCTTAGAAGACAAGAACTCTCCTGCATGGAACAAAGGGAGGATTCACCATGCTAGCGCCGCCGAAGAAGTACGAAGAGCATATGCAGTGCAATGGGCTAATGACCTGAGTAACTTCTTGAATGCTAGAGCTCGAGAGATTGTGCCAGGAGGGATCATTGTGATTGTCACGCATAGTATCCCAGATGGGATGGAATATTCTGAGCTTGCAAATGGCATGATGTACAATTGCATGGCATCTATCCTCCTTGATATTGCAAAAAGA GGGTTAATAAGTGAAGAACAAGTCGATGCCTTCAACTTGCCAACATATGCTGCCCCTCCTGGAGAGTTTGTGTCCGTGGTAGAAAATAATGAATACTTCAATATTGTGACAATGGGAGAATCAAATCCATCGCCATGGCTAACAGATGATGTACACGTTGATATGAATGAATTTGTAAACCATATAAGAGCTGCAATGGAAGGAATGTTCAACAAACACTTTGCAAGGGAGATTGTTAACGAAATGTTCGAGCGGTTAGAGGTAAAACTTTCAGAGATTTCTGTGGAGATGGAATCAGCCTACAAGGACAAAATTCAAGCATTCTATGTGTTACAACGCAATGATTCAGGTTGA